CTAGGGGGTAGCTCAGACCCTGCTGCCAGCTGTCTCCACTCAGGCTGAGGTCTTGCTCTCTGCTACAGCATGTCATATAGACTTCCTGGATGCTTGTGGTCAGTTCTCTTCCTCACCAGGTAAAGTCAGTGTCCGTCACACTGAGCTAATGGGAAAGACCCCCAAGACATAGATCCAAGCTCCCAACACTGTACACACTATTCTGTTGCGTTCTCAGAGCCTGTTCATTGTCTGAACAAGATTCACCCCAGAGGTGGGCATCAGCTCCAATACGGCAGCTAAGTATGGCTGGCTATTCTTCTGACTGTATTGGTGGCCAGGAGAGGGACATTGGCAACACCTCTACTGCATGCAGCACCCAGGGGTCCTGAGAGGGCAGCAGGAGTGGTCTCGGAGCCAAAGTTGGATGCAGTGCCCAGTACTGGGCCAGGCAGAACTCTGGTCAGTAGTCTGGGGCCCTGTGGCTGATGCATTACAGGTAACACTTGGCAAACGGATTACAAACATCTCTAGACTCGTGTCATTACTGGTAAACTCGACAGATTTCCTAAAACCGAATCTCTGGTGGCTCATAACCCAGGGCTCACAGGCTGTCTAGTACCAAGGGCCGTGGCTGCATGCCTGGGATGGCAGTTCACAAAGACTGTATCAGTTCCTGAAGATGCCCTGTATCTCCCAGCCAGGTAGCTGTAATGCTCCCTGATTACTGACCCTACTCAACCTTGGTTACCCTGAACAACAGCACCCGGAGGACCACAGTCAGGGACCATGGTCTTCTGCCTTCTCTAAAGGCAGCAGCATTCTGTCTCTATGAAACAGAAATGTGAGCACCACTCCTCAGTACCACTTCTCAGTCTCTGTGTGAATTTGGTTCTGGACCGCAGGGAGCTAAGAGCCACAGATGCTCAGGCCCGTTGAAATCATAGCTTGCCTGTGATGTACCTGCTCCTGTGACCTCCCCTCTGGGTGGCTGGTAACATCAAATGCCAAGTCACACTATGAACACACTTGTAGTGCTGCACTTTTGGGGGAATTAACGAGGAAAAGTGTATGCTCAGGGCATGTAGTACTTCTCTCCAAATATttttgcatgtgcatatatgtacatgtgtggggaTGGTGCACACATTGACGGGGGTGgatcatgcatgtatgtgtgtggggaagATAGAGGTTGACACTGGGTGCCCCTCTGCCACTCTCCACCTCTTTTCATGAGACATGGACTCTTCACTGAACCCAGACCTCATAGATTCAGTAAGACTGGTttgccagcaagttccaggaattctcttgtccccatccccaaCCTCAGTGCTTGGAAATGGGCACATGTTGCACCtgaatttttatgtaaattctgGGTTGACCAATCTCAAGCCCTTGTGTTTGAGTAATAAgcgctttactgactgagccattcaGCTCCATTAACAAATACCTTTTATTGGAATCTGGTTGGATCTGTAGCTGTAATGcctataaatgtgggtgccaaccCCACGTGCCATATTCTGGTTTAGGCTGATCAAGTTTTGACTCAGGTTGTGACTTTGCACTGTGTAAGAGCACAAGGAAGAAATGGGGCTACTTGCTGTttggtagtggctcatgcctttaatcccagcactcagggggcagaggcaggtggatctctgtgagttcaagacctgcctggtctacaaaagctagttccaggacagccaccaaagccacagagaaaccatgtctctaaaaaaaaaacaaaacaaaaaaacaaaaaaagaaaaaagaaaaagaaatggggctACTTACCCAGGTTCTTTCAGGACCCTGGCTGTCTTCAGCCCAACTCTCCCATCTTCTGCTTTCTAACTTCTACCAATAGATGAGCCTGCTGAGAACATTCCAGAATTAAGCTTTGGAGATACACATCTAAAACAGACAGTCATCAAAGCCAAATTGGGAGGAACCTTCAGCAGTAAAGAGCAACAAAGTGCTAACAAGGTGAAAACAGAAACTGGGATGCTGCTTGCTGGAGAAGTCCAGGCAAGGTGAGGTCCCTGGATGGCAGTGTGACTGCCTGTGGAGGGGGCTGAAGTGGGCAGGCTCATTTTGTGTTTGCACCCGCTGAATGAGGTGGTGGTACAACTCTTAAACTTACTAAGATTTGTGAAAGTGTTTCCAGTGCATGTTTTATCCCCCACTCATCTCTCGGCTAAATCACAAAGCCTGACACCAGGGTAGAGGGAGCTTCCTCTGGCTCAAGCCAGTCATACCTCGAGTGTGGGCTacccttttcttcctaaatgCAGGTGCCGGGTCAAGATATGGACTGGGTTTGGGATGGCTTGTGGGGTCTGTGGGACTGGAATATGGATTGAATTGACTTGTGTGTGGGACACAGCACAGGGGATCCATGGCTGGCATGTGGGTCTCTAGAGATCTTGATCCCCTGCCTCCATGGTCACACCCCTAGAGAATACACTCTTGGGCCAGGGGGAGAAGGTGTTTGAAGCAGGAACCTTTCCAAGTTCTATCCAGGAGTGCCGTGAATCACCCTGGCTACTCTTGAACTGGCCATCAAAGCATAGGTGCAGAGGGCCAGCTTAAGGGAATGAGGGCCAGCAGAAGGGCTCTGGAtgtttctcagcttcctgtgtctCCACAGGCTCCTCCCCTCTGTGCCCAATGCACTCTGATAGTTCCAACAATCCTTCAAGTGGTGGAGAAAGACCCTGTGCAGGAAAAGCCCAGGCTCAGagctggggcaggaagatcagatCTACTCTTGATTGCTTGAGCCCTGGAGCCTGCAAAGCCACCTCCTgtcactagtgccagatctcctGATTTGGACACAGAGGACCCTGGGATGCACCAGATCAGTTCTGTGTACCACTCCCCAATGTGACTGGCTTCCTAATCACTTGTAAAGAAGCCAGAACTGGAGGAGGAATGCAGGGTGGGAAGCAAGGAGCGGCTCATTCCAGCTTGGCAACAGGCATGCCCTCCCTAAGCCGCTCTTCAGTGCCCTCCTCAGCTCTGGACTTTGTCAACTCAGAGAGCAGATTCTTAGCATTCTCTACACCCAGTTATGAGTGTAAACTTTCCTTGTATTGAGCTTACAACTGCTGTGCTCCCCAAACAGAAGCAATAACACATGCTGAGCCAGCTGCTTATATATGATCAGAGAGTAGAGCTGCAGGAGCTTGCAGGTAGTCAGACACCTCTGAGTGACCCCACATTTGCCACCTGCAAGGCACATGCTCTCAATTCTGTGAAACTTGAGTTTTCAGACAAGATCATGTATGTCCGAATAGTGTGGCCATAGACCATTCTTGCATATACACATGCTGCCTaaacagatatccacctgtctaCTGTGTCCACATAGAGAGGCTGCCTGCTAGTCCCTCTGCTCTTTCTCCTGGAAATTTGGAGTTATAGTTTATGAAAAAGACGTATTTCACATAGTAAACACATTCAAGGCCAAGGCTGGCTAGCTCCAGGGTTGGGTGATGGTTTCCAGCTTGAAGGCTGGTGCTGCCTGGGGACTTGATGTGGGCCGGTGGCCTGACAGAGGATGCTGGGGTCCCTAGGTATCATATACTTATCCCTCAGCTATAGACATGAGAGACTCAGCGTGGGTCCCAGTCCTGAGACATAGTCATCTGTGAGCTCTAATGTTGCTTTGAGAAAAATCTCTTCTGTGTCACACATTCAGGTTCCTCCCCATGACTACTGAAGGGCCAGtctcaggcaggcagctgaggCTTCCCAGATGGAGGTGAAATACCATCAGCTTCAGCCATAGCTTCCTGTTCCCGCCACCACACTTTCCCTACTGTTATGGCCATCTTGATGTTGGAAACcctaagctaaaataaactttaGGTTGACTTTGtacatagtattttatcacagcagcaaaaaatatgaaaatatgcagAAGTTAGACACATGGATTATTTAATTATTGCGAgtgcacacacgcatgtgtatatgtgagtgtgtgtgtgtgtgtgtgtgtgtgtgtgtactaacatgtgtggaggccagaggatgatcTCGTGGAGTGATTCTTCTACTTTTACATGGGTcagggggttgaactcaggtttccGGTTTTACGTAgcgcttttacccactgagccatctcactagcccaaagTACATGGACCTGAAGTTTGACTTTGGGGCTTAtatcctggctctgccacttTCTGCTTATATGTCCTGCCTGCCttcatttctccatctataaaatgggggtACAAGCAGTATTTTTATGAAGATGTCTAGGGATTAATCGAAATATTTGTAAAGTGCTCTGAAATTGCCTGGGGAGGGAAGGCTGCCTAAGAATTAGCTTTCTCATTTTTCACCGTCACAAATGGACAGTTTTCCATAAACACATGCCCAATGTCTGGTTCTCTGGGTCCAATGAGACTTCAGACACATGCCAGGTACTTGGTACTCTGCCTACTTTGAGGCATCTTCTTTTGGTTGTCCTTggcttttcccttttttcctttaagccACAGCAGTGACAGGGCAAGATCCTGTTGGAGGTGAGATGGTCTGTGAGATCCAGGAGCATGCTGCTCCTCACCCAAAGGCAGGGTGCAggaggtcaaagccagcctgactCAGAACTTTCAGGAAAGACCTGGAGTCCCAGTGTCACACTGTTAGATATGGTGTCAATCTCAAGTTTCGGGCTTTATGTTTATTGATGAGCATTGATAGCTTTAACTTTCCCTGTGCTCACCATCAAAAagcttccctcttttttttttaattaagtttactttttttaatttcatgttgcATTCcagccacagttctccctccctcccctcctcttactCTCCCTCGACTGCCTCCCTTGAAacccatcctccatccactcttcccactggataagggctcccAAGCAGTGTGgacaaagcctggcccattaagttgaggcaggaccaagcccctcccccctctgcattatggctgagcaaggcatcccaccctAGGGAATAGGCTCTAataagccagctcatgcaccagtgACAGTTACTGGTCCTATGGTcggggcccctcagatagaccCAGCTATATaattgtctcccacatgcagagggcctagttccaTCCCATGGATAAAAGCTTCCTTCTTGAGAGCATGTCATTTGAGTCATCTGCCTACAGTCTGCCCTGTCATCCTTGGAGGAGCAGGCTGGTAGCTTCCCTTGCTCACAACAGCGCACTTTTGCCTTTCCAGTCAGCTCCACCTAACTGGTGGAGTCAGCAGAGGGTGAAACTCCAACTGGAAGTAAAATGGCACTATCAGCACCATCAAATGCCAGTAGAAGCAGATTCCAAGTTGGAGGAGTTGAAGCTGACAAGTGGCCTGAGGAAGATAAAGTTGGGCTCTCAGTGTGTTCAGTGAGGAGGGCACCAAGGTGGCTAACACACAAGGGCTAACAGTGAACTGTGGCCAGTGTCTAAGACTCCATGAAACTCAGAAACAAATTGGGTAGAGCTAGCCCCTGGTGTCTGGAGCTAGAAGGTCATGGCCTGtcgtggcccggcatgtctcagctttagcCCACGACAACcctgaggttcagcctgagtgggggtgtgtggacctggaagctcctagcaacccaatggcgataaagaccaaacacaggcatcttgtcatcttcagagagctctcagttccatgttgtagaactagagtcatttctttattagtcatcttttctggtgtttcttaaccgtcctgccCACACCACGAGGGAAacatctctctttgttccctctctgctctggtcacTCACCCCTCCCTCCTAACCTTCAGTCcccacaagttactcacacacctctgccctccctgcccaggtgagggcctattcagatgcttaggtgcatagagatgcaaataagaggcacattaccctgaggccatggtaaacaatagtagccctattggcattaacaatacaatagtgggcaggagctttccagtgctccatgtttagtgaaaccaaaggctggatctcaaaatattccatagcagaaatattttggttcccCACAATGGCCACAGTCCCTAGGAAACTATTACTAGCACACATCTGGGTGATGCAAAGGTTCCACTGATGCCAACTTTAACAGTGACATCCCCTGGAGATGGGCATCTCTGGACAGGACATGGCCTAGCCTTCCACCCCCATGACTGTACCAACTGTGTTAACTTTCCTGATTGGTCAGGATGAGTTTTGCCAGTGCCTGTAgaagttcccagcatgcacagcaGATCTCATAAGGATGGCTATTTGGCTTGGAAGACAATGCTGCACAACACCAGTTGTGAAGGCCAACAATCCAGAGAGGGTTCCACCCGAGAGGTAGGAAATTTAGTGGGCATAATTTCATAGGAGGTGGGACTACATGGTTCTGACACCAGTGACACCTTGAGGATGACCCAGGAGTCTGTCCCCAAGCACCATGGCTCATGACAACTTAGTGAAGGGATGCTCATTTCTCATAGTCTGGAAGCAGGAGCTTTTGGTCTAGTGTTATCAGACTGGTTCtgggaggctgggggtgggggtggggtcaccCATGCCTCATCCATCCTCTCCAGCTCACTGATGGTCCCTATTCATCCCTGTAGCACCCAGGGCTCTGCCTCCATACAAAGTCCCTCAAGTACAAATGactcccatttccctctctcctcaGCACACCTGTCACCCTGGGCTCacatctgatgggggatgtccttctgtatatatgcttcttttattggttgatgaataaaacactgtttggcctgtagccaggcaggaagataggtgggactaggagatgaggagaattctgggaaaggtagacagaggGAGACCCCGTAGAAACACCATGTAGTTGCTAAAGGAGtgacaggtctgggcattctccagtaatcCAAGatcacgtggaaatacatagatttatagaaatgggttaataattaagacagatctagccaataagaagccctagccatcggccaacacttttataattaatatagggaCTGCATGATTATTTGGGGCTAATGTGGCAGCAGGACCAAGCtgaaaagaaactcaagaaacaCATCTGTGGCAGTGTGGCCTCAGCTACGCCATTGGCCCTATTTTCTGAATAAGAGCACATTCTGTGGTGTTGAGTGAACTTCAACATTTGAATTTGGGGCTCAGTTTGAACCGTAACAGCAGTTTATCAGTGAGTCTTGGTAAGAGGGGACTAAGTATCGtgacccagcttgtctcagccttaatccatgaggttcgacctgagtggggggggtgtggacctggaagctcctagcaacccaacggcgataaagaccaaacacaggcatcttgtcatcttcagagagctctcagttccatgctgtagaactagagtcatttctttattagccatcttttctgctgtttcttaaccatcctgccaataccatgagggaaccatttctctccttgttcccctctctcctctggtcGGTCACCCCTCACCTTCCTAACCTTcagtcctcacaagttactcacacatcTCACACCTCCACCCATGTGAGGCCTACTCAGATGCTTAGGCGCATctagatgcaaattaggaggcatattaccctgaggccgtggtaaacaatagtagccctactggcattaacaatacaataataggccggagctttctggtgttcctgtttagtgaaaccaaaggctggatctcaaaatattccatagtggaaatattttgATCCCCCACAACTAAGTGAGAAGTGGACAAAGGTGTCTAATTTCAAAACTGCCCTTTCACCTGAGATTTTCTCTGAGCTCAGCTCTGTGGTATGTCTGTGGGAGTTTCTTCACGGCTTTCTATGATAAAAGCCCACAACCCCATGTACCCATTCTTTAAGAAAATGTATTCCGTGCTGTTTGGCATCCAAagtgtgcagctctggctggggACTGAGGGTCTTCTCTGTGGCACGGACTGAAAGAGGCCAGACAGCAAAGGGTTCAAGAtgactcctccccctccccagggCTTGGCCCCTTAAGTCACCTGCCAAGCTTGCTGCTGTCCTGCTCCTGACCAAGTGGCTATGGGGACCCTACATTTCTGACCAGAGGCTCCAGGGCAGAGCCCAGCCTGGGAAGGGACTCGTGGGAAGTGATTGAAAGCTTCAGGAGATGGAAAGGAATCCTTCTCCCAAAACAAAGGAGGTGAGCGAGAGTCTTGCCAACATATGGATGTCACTTCCTGGTTGGACTCAGGCTAGCATGGAAGGGTGTCTGATGTCACAGCATTGGACCTTTCTGTTTCTGCGCTGTGTGTACCCACTAGTCTAGTCAACAACTATCTACATTATGATATTTTCTATCTCCCCACACTCTATTGTCCCCATATGGCCTTCTTCGAACAGTATGGCATCATTTCTGGGGCTGTGTTCCTAGAGATGGATTCTTGGGGCAGTTATCTTTGAACTTTAACTCAGTCTTCCCAAATCTACCAACATGTATTTATTTCCCTACCACCTTGGAATCCTTTATTGATTTAAAACATGTCCTAgttgtttttttgtcaacttgacaaaacacTGGGAAGAGGAGCCtaacttgagaaaatgccttcatcaggcTGGAGTGTAGGAcatcttgattaatgatggataTGGAAGGCCTGGCTCACTGAGTCAGTGCCTCCCCTAGGCAGGTGGACCTGGTTGGTGTAATTAGGCCAAGCaggtaagcagcactcctccctgGGCTGTGCTTCAGTTCTTACAATCAgtcttgccttggcttctcttCAGAATGGACTAAAACTGCAAGCCAAAACCGAAATGAActcttcctctccaagttgctttgggccATGGAGtttatcacaggaatagaaacttAGCTCAGGCAGCATGTATTAATGGGCGCATAATTTTCACACATAGACATTAGCActtttacatataattttttatttgtgcaaTAGCAATAAATATTGATTTATACTAGAGCCTGGGATTTCCACTTTGGTGGCATTTCCCTTTCAACTGTGGTTCTTTCCTGGAAGAACTTCTTCACTGACAAGATGCCTCAACATGGGCTGCCTGCCCCCTCTCCAACATGTCAGTGCAATCAGTGGCCTGTGGCTCCAAGGTCACAGCCTGAAGTGAGGCCTTTGCTAGTGCATTGCTTATGTCCAGTGGGTCAGGGCTGGTTGAAGTTCCTGTCAGGGACACTCATGGTGAGGCCCGTGTGGACACCCAGACTTCTTCCAGTACAGAAAGAATGTTTTCTGCttataaatatacacattcaGGAGCTGCCTAGTAGTAGCTAAGTTCTGTGTCCATGTCCTGTGGCTCCAGACAGCCTTGGATGTGAAGAACTTGTTCACTCCTGGCACATTGAAGGGGCATTTTAGAGTCAGTATTCACCACTCTGAGTGGTGGGTACGGCAGGAACCTGCCCTTGAGGAACTGAAGCACTCCTTAGTATGCTGAAGTCTGTGTGTCTACAGGAAGTACCTGGTCAAGAGAAGCCTGGCTGCCTGGCCCCTCATGTGATAGTCCTCCCCAAGGTCTCCAGTAATTTCCACTGTCCCGGCTCCCCACTGTCCCGACACCCCCTCCTGTCCTGGTCTCAGCACCTCAACTGCAGGGGCTGATGTTCCCATGTCACCGAGCATGTGTTTAGGTAGGACACACTACAGTCATCAGTTTGGAGAGGGTATTCCTCATCGGGGAAATAGCATgctgcttgcctttgccttccagCTCCAGCTTCCAGTTCAGTCCTAGGAAGGTCTGTGTGTCTTCTATGAATATTGGTGTTTAGTTAAACCAAACATTTTCCTAAACACTTGGCACATGGCATCTGGCTCCAGGAGGGATTCCCACAGGGACAGGGGTACCAGGGGGTCAGCTGTCTTTTCTTGGGCCATGTGTCTGAAATCACCTCCTGTGTCTATTCAGGGCAAGACAGAATTTCCAGATGACACTGTGAAAGAGACAAGACAATTTTTTTCTgggcaaaaagaaatgaagtaggTTAAATTACTTCTTAGAATACCATCTCGGGCTTAGACTTGCCTTACTAtgtcatgtctctctctctttttttttctacttcacaGCTGAAATCTTTGATAGAAATCTTTTTCAGGTGCTTCCTATAGAAACCTGTGCATCATCAGGGTCTTGGGAACAGAGGAACAATCAGTATCTGAAAgactgtgcatgcatgcatgcaggagaGCTGACAGGCTTCAATAACCAGCCAGCTCTATACCAAGATGCTTAGTTGACATTGTTGGTTATCAGGTTTGAGGCTTATGGAATGTGATGTTGCTTTTTGAAAACTCAAGGCTGTTCTGCAGCTCTTGTGACTGATGGCCACATGTGTCAGGGCTAGTAGCCGCTGCAAGGGTCTCGGAGGTCATAGTCTCCCGGTCCTCACCTTGAATGGGAGCTGTTGGCTTTGGGAGGAGGTGAAGAGATGGGGTCAGAAAGAGAACCTTTTAGAGTGGGATCCACATCAGTGTTATCGAGTCCATGccgggaagaggggagaggctTGGGATGGAAAAGAATGGTAAGCACTTAGAGAAGGTAAGAATTGTGCTTTGGGTGATGGGGGAATGGAGTCAGTAATGGAGATGGGACTGGCTCAGAGCAAACAGAAGGACAAAGCACAAAGGTACCTGGgccatgcctgctgcttgttCTATAGACTCCCTCCTTGTACCTCATTTCTGAGGGGAGACTCTGTTCTGACCTCGGCCAGGTTTCTTCCCAGATGGAAAGCAGCAACACAGTCTCATCAGGGCCTTTCCTATTCTCCTTGACCATCCCTTCAAGCCTCTGTACTGGCCCTGGCTGTGGACAGACTTGCCCTCTGCTGTGGCTCTGTGTGAGCATAagttgttttctgtgttctcaCCACTGCTGCTCACTGAATAAACACAGGGAGCACTCCTGGCACGTTGATGGGCTGGGTCCAGTGTGGGTGTCCTCTGGAGTGGCCCAGTGGCATGCCTGCCTCTCCTTTGACCTGCCTGGGGACCATTAGTGGATGGCCCTCTGAGAAATGTGCCAAGGGCTGGCTCACTTCCCCTCCTTCTTGGTTCTAGAGGGAAAGCAGCAGGATCTTCAAGGgaagggaatggtgtcacccctGGATTCATGGGCATAGCCCGGGTTGTGTAGCCATGTTCCTGGAGAGCCTGCCCTTGAAGTAAGCGATAGGATGCCATGGTTTGATTGAATTTCCTCTGACATAATGAATCCTTGATATCCTGAGCTTGGAACCCTATAAATTCCATGGCTTCCACAATTGCAGGGTCAGGCAAGCTGGGGatcattttatcacagtgatttGGTAAAGCCTCCATGTCTTCCCTGAGCCAGGGGTGTGTCATCACTTCAGCCATTGTTGGTCTTAACCTGGGGTTCACTGTCATTAAGACACTAAGCAGGTCCCGGAGTTCTTCTGAGATGCCTGAGGGGACGGCATACTTTCCTGCCACAACCTGCCTTCGAAGCTCTGGAATGGTGACAGCATCAAATGGGACCTTCCCGACTACCATGAAATATAAGACAACTCCCAAGGTCCATATGTCGATCTTGGGGCCATCATAAAGTCTGCCAAGGAAGAGTTCAGGGGCACCAAAGGAGTAAGCACCGCAGTGCCGGCTCAGCCTTTGCCCAGGCTGAACTTGGGTGCCAAGGCCAAAGTCGATGATTTTGACATTTCCGTTGGGGTCCAGCATTATGTTGTCTGGTTTCAGGTCCCTGTGAACTATACCTAGGTCATGGCAGTAGCTCACACCTGCTATTATTTGCTTGAATATCCCCCGGGCCTCGTCCTCCTTCAGGTGGCCAACCTTTCGGATGTATTGATAAAGCTCTTGTCCCTCAGCCAGCTCCATGATGAGGTATATTCTCTTCTCAGTCTCAATCACTTGGAAAAGTGAGATGATGTTAGGGTGGCTGATCATCATCATGATATCTACCTCGGCCCTGAGTGGCTGATgccacttcttctttttttgaagcACTTTGACAGCCACTGGAGTACCTGTGAGGAGATGGTGGGCCAGCTGGACCTTGGCGTTGCTCCCATGGCCTATGGTCCTGAGGACTCTGTATTGAGACTGGAAGCTTTCCTCTTCAAAGATGCTGCTGGAAGGGCTGGCCTCTGGTGACTCCTCCTCACTAGGTGTAGACATTGTAGCTAAAACCACTACAAAGGAtacctaaaataaacaaaagaataaaaggggAATGAACTAAAGGATAAAATCtagtaaaaattagaaaaaaggataaaatctagaaaaataaaataagaataatgaaaacagcaatgtgaggggaaaaaagctaaaaatcaaaaatgaaatctAAGGGACTCTACTTAGGACATTCAGTTACCACACCGGGCTGGGATTCATGTAAGCAATGTTCATTTTCCTTCCAGTCCTTCATTACAGCATTTCAGTCTCATCCTCGGTTCTGTAACTGACTGCTTCAGgtgcctctctccttcctctctgcctctattCCCTGGGAACTCCTGGACCCAGCTTTACCCTTTCTTGTGAATCTTTTCAGTCCCAGCTTTATATCTAGAAACACTTTCTACCTGGGACACCCTGGTGGCTTCATCCAGCAGGGATTCTGGCATGTGAACCACATTACACTTCATGTTCTCCAGTGTGGTCTCTCCGTTCTCACTTCAGCCTGGTAACAGCTTGCTTACAAGgtgcccctcctcccacctcagtTC
This DNA window, taken from Cricetulus griseus strain 17A/GY chromosome 2, alternate assembly CriGri-PICRH-1.0, whole genome shotgun sequence, encodes the following:
- the LOC100775051 gene encoding sperm motility kinase 2B-like — translated: MSTPSEEESPEASPSSSIFEEESFQSQYRVLRTIGHGSNAKVQLAHHLLTGTPVAVKVLQKKKKWHQPLRAEVDIMMMISHPNIISLFQVIETEKRIYLIMELAEGQELYQYIRKVGHLKEDEARGIFKQIIAGVSYCHDLGIVHRDLKPDNIMLDPNGNVKIIDFGLGTQVQPGQRLSRHCGAYSFGAPELFLGRLYDGPKIDIWTLGVVLYFMVVGKVPFDAVTIPELRRQVVAGKYAVPSGISEELRDLLSVLMTVNPRLRPTMAEVMTHPWLREDMEALPNHCDKMIPSLPDPAIVEAMEFIGFQAQDIKDSLCQRKFNQTMASYRLLQGQALQEHGYTTRAMPMNPGVTPFPSLEDPAAFPLEPRRRGSEPALGTFLRGPSTNGPQAGQRRGRHATGPLQRTPTLDPAHQRARSAPCVYSVSSSGENTENNLCSHRATAEGKSVHSQGQYRGLKGWSRRIGKALMRLCCCFPSGKKPGRGQNRVSPQK